One region of Cheilinus undulatus linkage group 4, ASM1832078v1, whole genome shotgun sequence genomic DNA includes:
- the pik3r5 gene encoding phosphoinositide 3-kinase regulatory subunit 5 isoform X1 has protein sequence MQHTSCTEDRIQHALDRCLDGLRESPTAAQHWNVLMCSAGQSMNRWSLEELVKRDPENFLILLQQIIRKTKEVQESCRYELVTPLAIMLSSTLLQTPYCPPDTELLEEAIAVFRCFLTWPEPYSSVCRKLLSTLQLEIKAPGISFQRMVREEQGLITSRQSSKTMTVLLMNPGEVPPDFLSVAEQLSRIRHSETEIYITLIKQAFQSTLGTKYPLHSIHKALQEKSVDELGEIFSVVSDLLETAAAMSDPLKGRSHVIQGLEQLRESMRIPASNGRKSDGMLQTLPLPTAKCYMFHWENDSFDVLNTLLENDPDDLSTNGHAEEDEEEVDSVNDDDEEEDVICNGLRGEVDEHDKDGEVHGVELPLMSAHRASTYSSLSTASKDSMFSTLSVASGSHAPSLYSITSGVDSDFFDDFDESPISEKCSPVNRASARLSQQFYRLFIKPKKSRSLIRAKSLGNTESKDLLVVRDRRSNSLPQQVKLRSPEPLQQPQSQTLRHVCFRRRPILSSDEDIKNMTLRVVVFGADHVVGKVARAYNSLRRKETECPRLSRAFKLRFYFVPVRRDSAAGPGSLRSPSSVVQTGTPKGASLSNQDLPLMSTGDSTNDIANLLGMLDPWYERNTLSLLNLPATVVCQQTSKTESESYDSSYEQRLPILADLVLYYCRYATRPALIQLYQAELTLACGEKRTEVFIHSLELGHTAGTRAIKAMGAASKRFGIDGDREAVPLMLEVLYNRVVISGRSQWKKETKVCTSVNLTKACKNPEELDSKMEYLLLTMTEVLKRQSGKSKKGYNQQLSVTEVKVDKVQISGAGDTTFAVCLDQDEKKILQSVTRCDISVCYKPDSSSDWKLREFLTSAQIQPLNPTFCSLLCLPIVTFSGALP, from the exons ATGCAGCACACATCATGCACAGAGGACAGGATCCAGCATGCTCTGGACAGGTGTCTGGACGGGCTGAGAGAGAGTCCCACAGCTGCACAACACTGGAACG tgctgatgtgctcagCAGGTCAGTCCATGAACCGCTGGAGCCTGGAGGAGCTGGTTAAGAGGGACCCTGAGAACTTTCTCATCCTCTTACAGCAGATTATCAGAAAGACCAAAGAG GTTCAGGAGAGCTGTCGCTATGAGCTGGTGACTCCCCTTGCGATCATGTTGTCCTCCACACTgctgcag ACGCCGTACTGTCCTCCAGACACAGAGCTGCTAGAGGAAGCTATTGCTGTGTTTCGCTGCTTCCTTACCTGGCCAGAGCCATACAGCAGTGTGTGTAGAAAACTCCTCAGCACTCTACAGCTGGAGATCAAGGCCCCAG GGATCTCCTTTCAGAGAATGGTGAGAGAAGAACAAGGCCTCATCACATCCAGACAGTCCTCTAAGACCAT GACTGTGCTGCTGATGAACCCAGGTGAGGTGCCCCCTGACTTTCTCTCAGTAGCTGAACAGCTCAGCAGAATTCGGCACTCAGAGACGGAGATCTACATAACCCTGATCAAACAGGCCTTCCAGTCCACACTGGGCACAAAGTACCCCCTCCACAGTATCCACAAAGCCCTGCAG GAAAAAAGTGTGGATGAACTCGGGGAAATCTTCTCCGTGGTAAGTGATCTCTTGGAGACTGCCGCTGCCATGAGTGACCCTCTGAAGGGCCGTAGTCATGTGATCCAGGGTCTTGAGCAACTGAGGGAGAGTATGAGAATCCCAGCATCAAACGGAAGGAAATCTGATG gAATGCTACAGACTCTACCTCTGCCAACAGCAAAGTGTTACATGTTTCACTGGGAAAATGATAGTTTTG ATGTTCTTAACACACTTTTGGAGAATGACCCAGATGACCTGTCCACCAACGGGCATGCTGAGGAAGACGAGGAGGAGGTAGACAGtgttaatgatgatgatgaagaggaggatgtgATATGTAATGGTTTAAGAGGAGAAGTGGATGAACATGACAAAGATGGAGAGGTGCATGGAGTTGAGCTGCCGTTAATGTCCGCCCATCGCGCCTCCACCTACTCCTCCCTGTCCACCGCCTCCAAAGACTCCATGTTCTCCACCCTGTCTGTAGCCTCTGGGTCCCACGCTCCTTCCCTCTACTCCATAACTTCTGGAGTGGATAGTgacttttttgatgattttgatgAGTCTCCCATCTCTGAAAAATGTTCTCCAGTCAACAGAGCCTCAGCTCGTCTCAGCCAGCAGTTTTACCGGCTCTTTATTAAACCCAAAAAATCCCGGTCGCTGATCCGGGCAAAAAGCCTTGGAAACACAGAATCAAAGGACCTTTTAGTGGTGCGGGATAGACGCTCAAATTCTCTACCGCAGCAAGTCAAGTTACGCAGTCCTGAGCCTCTGCAGCAACCACAAAGTCAGACTCTCAGACATGTTTGCTTTCGGAGGAGGCCGATTCTCAGCAGCGATGAGGACATCAAGAACATGACGCTCAGGGTGGTGGTGTTTGGTGCTGACCATGTTGTGGGTAAGGTGGCCCGAGCCTACAACAGCCTTAGGAGGAAGGAGACTGAATGTCCACGCCTCAGCAGGGCATTCAAGCTTCGGTTCTACTTTGTGCCTGTGAGGAGAGACTCTGCGGCTGGGCCAGGGAGTCTGAGGTCTCCTAGTTCTGTGGTCCAAACCGGAACCCCAAAAGGAGCAAGCCTGTCTAAC CAGGATCTTCCTCTCATGAGTACAGGGGACAGCACTAATGACATTGCTAATCTCCTTGGTATGCTGGACCCATGGTACGAAAGAAATACCCTCAGCCTGCTTAACTTGCCTGCCACTGTTGTCTGCCAG CAAACCTCTAAGACAGAGTCAGAGTCATACGACAGTTCGTACGAGCAGCGTTTGCCCATCCTGGCCGACTTGGTCTTATACTACTGCCGTTATGCTACCAGGCCTGCTCTGATCCAGCTCTATCAAGCTGAG TTGACATTAGCTTGTGGAGAGAAGCGGACTGAGGTGTTCATCCACTCACTAGAGTTGGGTCACACTGCAGGAACACGAGCCATCAAGGCCATGG GTGCTGCCAGTAAACGGTTTGGCATTGATGGAGATCGAGAAGCAGTGCCACTAATGTTAGAGGTGCTATACAACAGG GTGGTCATCAGTGGGAGGAGCCAGTGGAAGAAAGAAACCAAAGTCTGTACTTCAGTGAACTTAACCAAAGCTTGCAAGAACCCAGAAGAACTAG ACTCAAAGATGGAGTATTTACTGCTGACGATGACGGAGGTCCTAAAGAGACAGAGCGGTAAAAGCAAAAAGGGGTACAACCAG
- the pik3r5 gene encoding phosphoinositide 3-kinase regulatory subunit 5 isoform X2, translating into MQHTSCTEDRIQHALDRCLDGLRESPTAAQHWNVLMCSAGQSMNRWSLEELVKRDPENFLILLQQIIRKTKEVQESCRYELVTPLAIMLSSTLLQTPYCPPDTELLEEAIAVFRCFLTWPEPYSSVCRKLLSTLQLEIKAPGISFQRMVREEQGLITSRQSSKTMTVLLMNPGEVPPDFLSVAEQLSRIRHSETEIYITLIKQAFQSTLGTKYPLHSIHKALQEKSVDELGEIFSVVSDLLETAAAMSDPLKGRSHVIQGLEQLRESMRIPASNGRKSDGMLQTLPLPTAKCYMFHWENDSFDVLNTLLENDPDDLSTNGHAEEDEEEVDSVNDDDEEEDVICNGLRGEVDEHDKDGEVHGVELPLMSAHRASTYSSLSTASKDSMFSTLSVASGSHAPSLYSITSGVDSDFFDDFDESPISEKCSPVNRASARLSQQFYRLFIKPKKSRSLIRAKSLGNTESKDLLVVRDRRSNSLPQQVKLRSPEPLQQPQSQTLRHVCFRRRPILSSDEDIKNMTLRVVVFGADHVVGKVARAYNSLRRKETECPRLSRAFKLRFYFVPVRRDSAAGPGSLRSPSSVVQTGTPKGASLSNDLPLMSTGDSTNDIANLLGMLDPWYERNTLSLLNLPATVVCQQTSKTESESYDSSYEQRLPILADLVLYYCRYATRPALIQLYQAELTLACGEKRTEVFIHSLELGHTAGTRAIKAMGAASKRFGIDGDREAVPLMLEVLYNRVVISGRSQWKKETKVCTSVNLTKACKNPEELDSKMEYLLLTMTEVLKRQSGKSKKGYNQQLSVTEVKVDKVQISGAGDTTFAVCLDQDEKKILQSVTRCDISVCYKPDSSSDWKLREFLTSAQIQPLNPTFCSLLCLPIVTFSGALP; encoded by the exons ATGCAGCACACATCATGCACAGAGGACAGGATCCAGCATGCTCTGGACAGGTGTCTGGACGGGCTGAGAGAGAGTCCCACAGCTGCACAACACTGGAACG tgctgatgtgctcagCAGGTCAGTCCATGAACCGCTGGAGCCTGGAGGAGCTGGTTAAGAGGGACCCTGAGAACTTTCTCATCCTCTTACAGCAGATTATCAGAAAGACCAAAGAG GTTCAGGAGAGCTGTCGCTATGAGCTGGTGACTCCCCTTGCGATCATGTTGTCCTCCACACTgctgcag ACGCCGTACTGTCCTCCAGACACAGAGCTGCTAGAGGAAGCTATTGCTGTGTTTCGCTGCTTCCTTACCTGGCCAGAGCCATACAGCAGTGTGTGTAGAAAACTCCTCAGCACTCTACAGCTGGAGATCAAGGCCCCAG GGATCTCCTTTCAGAGAATGGTGAGAGAAGAACAAGGCCTCATCACATCCAGACAGTCCTCTAAGACCAT GACTGTGCTGCTGATGAACCCAGGTGAGGTGCCCCCTGACTTTCTCTCAGTAGCTGAACAGCTCAGCAGAATTCGGCACTCAGAGACGGAGATCTACATAACCCTGATCAAACAGGCCTTCCAGTCCACACTGGGCACAAAGTACCCCCTCCACAGTATCCACAAAGCCCTGCAG GAAAAAAGTGTGGATGAACTCGGGGAAATCTTCTCCGTGGTAAGTGATCTCTTGGAGACTGCCGCTGCCATGAGTGACCCTCTGAAGGGCCGTAGTCATGTGATCCAGGGTCTTGAGCAACTGAGGGAGAGTATGAGAATCCCAGCATCAAACGGAAGGAAATCTGATG gAATGCTACAGACTCTACCTCTGCCAACAGCAAAGTGTTACATGTTTCACTGGGAAAATGATAGTTTTG ATGTTCTTAACACACTTTTGGAGAATGACCCAGATGACCTGTCCACCAACGGGCATGCTGAGGAAGACGAGGAGGAGGTAGACAGtgttaatgatgatgatgaagaggaggatgtgATATGTAATGGTTTAAGAGGAGAAGTGGATGAACATGACAAAGATGGAGAGGTGCATGGAGTTGAGCTGCCGTTAATGTCCGCCCATCGCGCCTCCACCTACTCCTCCCTGTCCACCGCCTCCAAAGACTCCATGTTCTCCACCCTGTCTGTAGCCTCTGGGTCCCACGCTCCTTCCCTCTACTCCATAACTTCTGGAGTGGATAGTgacttttttgatgattttgatgAGTCTCCCATCTCTGAAAAATGTTCTCCAGTCAACAGAGCCTCAGCTCGTCTCAGCCAGCAGTTTTACCGGCTCTTTATTAAACCCAAAAAATCCCGGTCGCTGATCCGGGCAAAAAGCCTTGGAAACACAGAATCAAAGGACCTTTTAGTGGTGCGGGATAGACGCTCAAATTCTCTACCGCAGCAAGTCAAGTTACGCAGTCCTGAGCCTCTGCAGCAACCACAAAGTCAGACTCTCAGACATGTTTGCTTTCGGAGGAGGCCGATTCTCAGCAGCGATGAGGACATCAAGAACATGACGCTCAGGGTGGTGGTGTTTGGTGCTGACCATGTTGTGGGTAAGGTGGCCCGAGCCTACAACAGCCTTAGGAGGAAGGAGACTGAATGTCCACGCCTCAGCAGGGCATTCAAGCTTCGGTTCTACTTTGTGCCTGTGAGGAGAGACTCTGCGGCTGGGCCAGGGAGTCTGAGGTCTCCTAGTTCTGTGGTCCAAACCGGAACCCCAAAAGGAGCAAGCCTGTCTAAC GATCTTCCTCTCATGAGTACAGGGGACAGCACTAATGACATTGCTAATCTCCTTGGTATGCTGGACCCATGGTACGAAAGAAATACCCTCAGCCTGCTTAACTTGCCTGCCACTGTTGTCTGCCAG CAAACCTCTAAGACAGAGTCAGAGTCATACGACAGTTCGTACGAGCAGCGTTTGCCCATCCTGGCCGACTTGGTCTTATACTACTGCCGTTATGCTACCAGGCCTGCTCTGATCCAGCTCTATCAAGCTGAG TTGACATTAGCTTGTGGAGAGAAGCGGACTGAGGTGTTCATCCACTCACTAGAGTTGGGTCACACTGCAGGAACACGAGCCATCAAGGCCATGG GTGCTGCCAGTAAACGGTTTGGCATTGATGGAGATCGAGAAGCAGTGCCACTAATGTTAGAGGTGCTATACAACAGG GTGGTCATCAGTGGGAGGAGCCAGTGGAAGAAAGAAACCAAAGTCTGTACTTCAGTGAACTTAACCAAAGCTTGCAAGAACCCAGAAGAACTAG ACTCAAAGATGGAGTATTTACTGCTGACGATGACGGAGGTCCTAAAGAGACAGAGCGGTAAAAGCAAAAAGGGGTACAACCAG